In Amycolatopsis coloradensis, one genomic interval encodes:
- a CDS encoding TetR/AcrR family transcriptional regulator C-terminal domain-containing protein — MVVYAAQGDPRRSMALLWRTESPDAERPGPKPGLSVGLIVETAIAIADAEGMAGLSMRAVGDRLGRTAMALYTYVPSKSELVDLMYDTALAELPAAYDGDGWRADAARWAEDLWDFYLRHPWVLQVSQARPVLGPNEYVVLEALVKILRRTGLRPTALRRLVSALYSCVREPARTASEARLAEKVTGQSDDEWWYARSAHLKEVSPDFAERFPTLTWMESEHAFRMEDETVSYLEQEAREAFEFSLAVILDGIEVATKAE; from the coding sequence GTGGTCGTCTACGCGGCGCAGGGAGACCCCCGGCGGTCGATGGCACTGCTGTGGCGGACCGAGTCGCCGGACGCCGAGCGACCCGGCCCCAAACCGGGGCTTTCGGTGGGTCTGATCGTCGAAACCGCCATCGCCATCGCGGACGCCGAGGGGATGGCGGGTCTTTCGATGCGGGCCGTCGGGGACCGGCTCGGCCGCACGGCCATGGCGCTCTACACCTATGTCCCGAGCAAGAGCGAACTCGTCGATCTCATGTACGACACGGCGCTCGCCGAGCTTCCGGCCGCTTACGACGGAGACGGCTGGCGGGCCGACGCCGCGCGCTGGGCCGAGGATCTGTGGGACTTCTACCTGCGGCACCCCTGGGTCCTTCAGGTCTCGCAGGCGCGGCCGGTGCTCGGGCCGAACGAGTACGTCGTCCTGGAGGCGCTGGTGAAGATCCTGCGCCGGACCGGATTGCGGCCGACGGCGTTGCGGCGGCTGGTCAGCGCGCTGTACTCGTGCGTGCGCGAGCCTGCCAGGACGGCCTCGGAGGCACGGCTGGCCGAAAAGGTGACCGGGCAGTCCGACGACGAGTGGTGGTACGCGCGCTCCGCGCATCTGAAAGAGGTCTCGCCGGACTTCGCCGAACGTTTCCCGACGTTGACCTGGATGGAGAGTGAGCACGCGTTCCGGATGGAGGACGAGACGGTGTCCTATCTGGAGCAGGAGGCGAGGGAGGCCTTCGAGTTCTCGCTGGCGGTCATCCTGGACGGAATCGAAGTCGCGACGAAAGCGGAGTAG
- a CDS encoding excinuclease ABC subunit UvrA: MPSAADSHDMIQVRGARENNLADVSVDIPKRRLTVFTGVSGSGKSSLVFGTIAAESQRLINETYTAFIQSFMAPVGRPDVDALRNLSAAIVVDQERMGANSRSTVGTATDAHTMLRIVFSRLGTPHVGTSGAFSFNLPEGMCPECEGLGKVSSIAIDQLVDKELSLDEGAITVPNFTPGSWYWKGLAESGFVDPAVKLKDYTPQQWEDFMHKPATKMKLGGMNTTYEGLLVKVQRLFLSKDKEATQPHIRAFVDRAITFRRCPACEGARLNQAALSSKIEGLNIADCSSMQINDLADFLRKIDDPSVGPLMQTLRGTLDSLVEIGLGYLSLDRESGTLSGGEAQRVKMVRHLGSSLTDVTYVFDEPTVGLHPHDIQRMNGLLLLLKDKGNTVLVVEHKPETIEIADHVVDLGPGAGPNGGQICYTGDVAGLRASGTLTGRHLDHRARLRTDVRVARGQIEIRNATRHNLRGVDVDIPLGVLTVVTGVAGSGKSSLIHGSLSTRDDVVVLDQSAIRGSRRSNPATYTGLLDPIRTAFAKANGVKAALFSANSEGACPKCKGIGLIYTDLAMMAGVATVCEECEGKRFTAEVLTYKLRGKDISEVLAMPVAEAREFFPSGQARTILDRLSDVGLGYLGLGQPLTTLSGGERQRIKLAIRMAEKSATYVLDEPTTGLHLADVDQLLGLLDRLVDDGNTVVVIEHHQAVMAHADWIVDLGPGAGSDGGQVVFTGTPADLVASGDTLTARHLRAYVGR, from the coding sequence ATGCCTTCGGCCGCCGACAGCCACGACATGATCCAGGTGCGCGGAGCCAGAGAGAACAACCTCGCCGACGTCTCGGTCGACATCCCCAAACGCCGCCTCACCGTCTTCACCGGTGTCTCGGGTTCGGGGAAGTCGTCCTTGGTGTTCGGCACCATCGCCGCGGAGTCGCAGCGGCTGATCAACGAGACCTACACCGCGTTCATCCAGTCCTTCATGGCCCCGGTCGGACGGCCGGACGTGGACGCGCTGCGGAACCTGAGCGCCGCGATCGTCGTCGACCAGGAGCGGATGGGCGCCAACTCCCGGTCCACGGTCGGCACCGCGACCGACGCGCACACGATGCTGCGGATCGTCTTCAGCAGGCTGGGAACGCCGCACGTGGGGACGTCGGGAGCGTTCAGCTTCAACCTTCCCGAGGGGATGTGCCCCGAATGCGAAGGGCTGGGCAAGGTCTCCAGCATCGCCATCGACCAGCTCGTCGACAAGGAACTTTCGCTCGACGAGGGAGCGATCACCGTCCCGAACTTCACGCCCGGCAGCTGGTACTGGAAGGGGCTGGCGGAGTCCGGTTTCGTCGATCCCGCGGTCAAGCTGAAGGACTACACCCCGCAGCAGTGGGAAGACTTCATGCACAAGCCCGCCACCAAGATGAAGCTCGGCGGGATGAACACCACCTACGAAGGCCTCCTGGTGAAGGTGCAGCGGCTGTTCCTGTCGAAGGACAAGGAAGCGACACAGCCGCACATCCGGGCCTTCGTGGACCGGGCGATCACCTTCCGGCGGTGCCCGGCGTGTGAAGGCGCGCGGCTCAACCAGGCGGCGCTGTCCTCGAAGATCGAGGGGCTGAACATCGCCGACTGCTCGTCGATGCAGATCAACGACCTTGCCGACTTCCTCCGCAAGATCGATGATCCGTCGGTCGGGCCGCTGATGCAGACCCTGCGCGGCACCCTCGACTCGCTCGTCGAGATCGGCCTCGGTTACCTGAGCCTCGACCGTGAATCGGGGACGCTGTCCGGCGGCGAGGCGCAGCGCGTGAAGATGGTGCGGCACCTGGGTTCCAGCCTCACCGACGTCACGTATGTCTTCGACGAACCGACCGTCGGGCTGCACCCGCACGACATCCAGCGGATGAACGGTCTCCTCCTGCTCTTGAAGGACAAGGGGAACACGGTGCTCGTGGTCGAGCACAAACCGGAGACGATCGAGATCGCCGACCACGTCGTCGACCTCGGCCCCGGCGCCGGGCCGAACGGCGGGCAGATCTGTTACACCGGTGACGTCGCCGGACTGCGCGCGTCCGGCACGCTGACCGGGCGGCACCTCGACCACCGGGCGCGGTTGCGCACCGACGTCCGCGTGGCACGCGGGCAGATCGAGATCCGGAACGCGACCCGGCACAACCTGCGCGGTGTCGACGTCGATATCCCGCTCGGGGTGCTGACGGTGGTCACCGGCGTCGCCGGTTCGGGCAAGAGCTCGCTCATCCACGGCTCACTGTCCACAAGGGACGACGTGGTGGTGCTCGACCAGTCGGCCATCCGCGGCTCGCGGCGAAGCAACCCGGCGACCTACACCGGCCTGCTCGACCCGATCCGCACCGCGTTCGCCAAGGCCAACGGCGTCAAGGCGGCCCTGTTCAGCGCGAACTCCGAAGGCGCCTGCCCGAAGTGCAAGGGCATCGGCCTGATCTACACGGACCTGGCGATGATGGCCGGCGTGGCGACGGTCTGCGAGGAATGCGAGGGCAAGCGGTTCACCGCCGAGGTGCTGACGTACAAGCTGCGGGGCAAGGACATCAGCGAGGTCCTCGCGATGCCCGTCGCCGAGGCGCGCGAGTTCTTCCCCTCGGGGCAGGCACGGACGATCCTGGACCGGCTTTCCGACGTCGGCCTCGGCTACCTCGGGCTCGGGCAGCCGCTCACGACCCTGTCCGGCGGGGAACGGCAGCGGATCAAGCTCGCCATCCGGATGGCGGAGAAGTCGGCGACGTACGTCCTCGACGAACCGACCACCGGCCTGCACCTCGCCGACGTCGACCAGCTGCTGGGCCTGCTGGACCGGCTCGTCGACGACGGGAACACGGTGGTGGTGATCGAGCATCACCAGGCGGTGATGGCGCACGCGGACTGGATCGTGGATCTCGGGCCGGGCGCGGGTTCGGACGGAGGTCAGGTGGTGTTCACGGGAACTCCGGCCGATCTGGTCGCCTCCGGTGACACGCTCACGGCGCGGCACCTTCGCGCTTACGTCGGCCGCTAG
- a CDS encoding metallophosphoesterase, with the protein MPRILVRVAALIAVLALLFGVPWWTIVGSPALPVALEVLGTVVFATAAIAVPACMVLGHGPWQRDLAAKIGDLSLGLIWLLFSLSILGNVLRLVLVVSGVDSAAGIVSGVVLVVFAALAAYGMFEARRVPRLKELDVVLPRLGAGLDGLRFAIITDTHFGPLNRTTWSEKVVEVVNELDADVVAHAGDLADGTVAKRQEQVAPLGKVRAKLGKFYITGNHEYFGEAQAWLDHMRDLGWETLHNRHVPVGRGGDTLVFAGIDDPTGAASGLPGHGPDLPAALDGVPASTPVVLLAHQPKQVKQAAEAGIDLQISGHTHGGQIWPFHLLVRLDQPVLAGLSRHGERTQLYTSRGTGFWGPPLRVFAPSEITLLTLRNGK; encoded by the coding sequence ATGCCCCGCATCCTTGTCCGCGTCGCCGCGCTGATCGCCGTTCTCGCCCTCCTGTTCGGAGTGCCGTGGTGGACGATCGTCGGCTCCCCCGCACTCCCGGTCGCGCTCGAAGTCCTCGGCACGGTCGTGTTCGCCACCGCTGCGATCGCCGTCCCCGCGTGCATGGTCCTCGGCCACGGCCCGTGGCAGCGTGATCTCGCGGCGAAGATCGGTGATCTCTCGCTCGGGTTGATCTGGCTGCTGTTCTCCTTGTCGATACTCGGAAACGTGCTGCGGCTCGTGCTCGTCGTGTCCGGAGTGGACAGTGCGGCGGGAATCGTGTCCGGCGTCGTCCTGGTCGTCTTCGCGGCGCTGGCGGCGTACGGGATGTTCGAGGCCCGGCGCGTGCCAAGGCTCAAAGAACTCGACGTCGTGCTCCCCCGCCTCGGCGCCGGGCTCGACGGTCTCCGCTTCGCGATCATCACCGACACCCACTTCGGCCCGCTGAACCGGACGACGTGGTCGGAGAAGGTCGTCGAAGTGGTGAACGAGCTCGACGCGGATGTCGTGGCCCACGCGGGCGACCTCGCCGACGGTACCGTCGCCAAGCGGCAGGAGCAGGTCGCGCCGCTCGGGAAGGTGCGGGCGAAGCTCGGCAAGTTCTACATCACCGGCAACCACGAGTACTTCGGCGAGGCGCAGGCCTGGCTCGACCACATGCGCGACCTCGGCTGGGAGACGCTGCACAACCGGCACGTGCCCGTCGGCCGCGGCGGGGACACGCTCGTCTTCGCCGGTATCGACGACCCGACCGGCGCCGCCTCCGGCCTGCCCGGCCACGGCCCCGACCTGCCCGCCGCGCTCGACGGCGTCCCCGCGAGCACTCCGGTCGTCCTGCTCGCCCACCAGCCGAAGCAGGTCAAGCAGGCCGCCGAAGCCGGTATCGATCTCCAGATCTCCGGGCACACCCACGGTGGCCAGATCTGGCCGTTCCATCTCCTGGTCCGGCTCGACCAGCCCGTACTGGCCGGGCTTTCGCGCCACGGCGAGCGCACGCAGCTCTACACGAGCCGCGGCACCGGCTTCTGGGGACCGCCGCTGCGCGTCTTCGCGCCGAGCGAGATCACTCTCCTGACCTTGCGAAACGGCAAGTAG
- a CDS encoding DUF998 domain-containing protein: protein MTITATRTHVALPTRALLACGAVSGPLYFLTSLTQAAVRDGFDPAKHPASMLSNGDAGWIQVTNFLVTGVLMIAGAIGLSRTLESGRGSTWGPRLLGVFGVSLLFAAVFKADPGNGFPVGTGPATLSTAGVLHMAAGSIGFLSLIVATFVFASRFSREGSRGWAVYSRATGIAFFAAFATMSSGNANAVVMLAFWATVMLAWGWVTAVILRANR from the coding sequence ATGACCATCACCGCCACCCGAACCCACGTCGCGCTCCCCACTCGCGCCCTGCTTGCCTGCGGCGCCGTCTCGGGCCCGCTGTACTTCCTGACCTCGCTCACCCAGGCCGCCGTGCGCGACGGCTTCGACCCGGCGAAGCACCCGGCGAGCATGCTGAGCAACGGCGACGCCGGCTGGATCCAGGTGACGAACTTCCTGGTCACCGGGGTCCTGATGATCGCGGGAGCGATCGGGCTGAGCCGGACGCTCGAATCGGGCAGAGGCAGCACGTGGGGGCCGCGGCTGCTGGGCGTCTTCGGCGTCAGCCTGCTGTTCGCCGCGGTCTTCAAGGCCGACCCCGGCAACGGCTTCCCGGTCGGCACCGGCCCCGCCACCCTCAGCACCGCGGGCGTCCTGCACATGGCCGCCGGCTCGATCGGTTTCCTGTCGCTGATCGTCGCTACCTTCGTGTTCGCGAGCCGCTTCTCCCGTGAGGGCAGCCGCGGCTGGGCCGTCTACTCCCGCGCCACCGGCATCGCGTTCTTCGCCGCCTTCGCCACGATGAGCTCCGGCAATGCGAACGCCGTCGTGATGCTCGCCTTCTGGGCCACCGTGATGCTGGCCTGGGGCTGGGTCACCGCCGTCATCCTCCGCGCCAACCGCTGA
- a CDS encoding alpha/beta hydrolase yields the protein MSTVTSQDGTTIAYTRIGSGPAVILVDGAMCHREFGPATPLAAELAAHFTVYTYDRRGRGESGDTAPFSVAREVEDIAALIKEAGGTAYVYGISSGAALALEAAKAGLPITKLAVYELPLVVDDTRPPVPADYAERLEKAIATGKPGTAIKTFMREGVRVPAPVVFMMQFMPAWPKLKKVAPTLRYDAALFDGLHDGTPLPEGHWASVSVPTLVMDGGKSPAWVRNGVAALAKAVPGAEHRTIEGQTHMLKPKAVAPVLIEYFTD from the coding sequence ATGAGCACCGTGACCTCGCAAGACGGCACCACCATCGCCTACACCCGCATCGGCTCCGGCCCCGCCGTCATCCTGGTCGACGGCGCGATGTGCCACCGGGAGTTCGGCCCGGCCACGCCGCTGGCCGCCGAACTGGCCGCGCACTTCACCGTCTACACCTACGACCGCCGCGGCCGCGGCGAAAGCGGCGACACCGCGCCGTTCTCCGTCGCCCGCGAGGTCGAGGACATCGCCGCGCTGATCAAGGAAGCGGGCGGGACCGCCTACGTCTACGGGATCTCGTCCGGCGCCGCGCTCGCCCTCGAAGCCGCGAAAGCCGGGCTCCCCATCACGAAACTGGCGGTCTACGAGCTCCCGCTGGTCGTCGACGACACCCGCCCGCCGGTCCCGGCCGACTACGCCGAACGGCTGGAGAAGGCCATCGCCACCGGCAAACCCGGCACCGCGATCAAGACGTTCATGCGGGAAGGCGTCCGTGTCCCGGCTCCGGTCGTCTTCATGATGCAGTTCATGCCGGCCTGGCCGAAGCTGAAGAAGGTCGCGCCGACCCTGCGCTACGACGCCGCCCTGTTCGACGGTCTGCACGACGGCACCCCGTTGCCCGAAGGCCACTGGGCGAGCGTGTCCGTGCCGACGCTGGTCATGGACGGTGGCAAGAGCCCCGCGTGGGTCCGCAACGGTGTCGCCGCGCTGGCGAAGGCGGTCCCCGGCGCCGAGCACCGCACGATCGAAGGCCAGACGCATATGCTCAAGCCGAAGGCCGTGGCCCCGGTCCTGATCGAGTACTTCACCGACTGA
- a CDS encoding O-acetyl-ADP-ribose deacetylase, producing the protein MIELVEGDITEQRVDVVVNAANSSLLGGGGVDGAIHRRGGPEILAECRALRAGHYGKGLKTGEAVATTAGRLPARWVVHTVGPVWSDSEDRSALLAACHRNSLHVAADLGAHTVAFPAISTGIYRWPVESAAEIALETVVNTLSAGSGSVELVRFALFGKPAYDVFREQAEAMGLVSGKDG; encoded by the coding sequence ATGATCGAACTGGTCGAAGGCGACATCACCGAGCAACGGGTCGACGTCGTGGTCAACGCCGCGAACTCGTCACTGCTCGGGGGCGGCGGGGTGGACGGCGCGATCCACCGCCGCGGCGGGCCGGAGATCCTCGCCGAATGCCGGGCGCTGCGCGCGGGGCACTACGGCAAGGGACTGAAGACCGGAGAGGCGGTCGCCACCACGGCGGGCCGCCTCCCGGCGCGCTGGGTGGTGCACACCGTCGGGCCGGTGTGGTCCGATTCCGAAGACCGCTCCGCACTACTGGCGGCCTGCCACCGCAACTCCCTGCACGTGGCCGCCGATCTCGGCGCGCACACCGTGGCGTTCCCCGCGATCTCGACCGGGATCTACCGGTGGCCGGTCGAATCCGCGGCGGAGATCGCCCTCGAGACGGTGGTGAACACGCTCTCGGCCGGGTCGGGCTCCGTGGAACTGGTGCGGTTCGCGCTGTTCGGGAAGCCCGCTTACGACGTGTTCCGCGAGCAGGCGGAAGCCATGGGCCTCGTGAGTGGTAAGGACGGTTAG
- a CDS encoding discoidin domain-containing protein, with product MKARTRLLPLGAAVILLPTLLSGNAQAADVLLSQGKPVLVSSVENSSYGGPLAVDGKSTTRWASAEGVDPQFIRVDLGGPSAINRVKLNWEAAYATAYRLEVSSDGSAWTSIKSVTNGNGGTDDLTGLAARGRYLRLVGTKRATSYGYSLWEMQVYGTSDSSGDTQAPTAPTNLKAGSVTSSTVDLTWTGSTDNVGVSGYEVLRNGQVVGTTESASYTDSGLSASTAYTYTVRAKDAAGNTSAASNQIQATTQAGGSSFVLAASGDIAEQCTASSSSCVHPKTAALVGQMNPAAVITMGDNQYDDAHIEDFTKYFDKTWGKYKNIMHPVPGNHETYDHTPLGAYKQYFGKIATPNGKTYYSWEMGNWHFVAIDSTEFSPGLATNAISDEQLNWIKQDLKNNTKPCVAAYYHHPRYTSGDHGDNDKMATLWETLVQNKVDLVLNGHDHHYERFYPQNADGDKDPAGPVQIIGGGGGASLYPVKTEHPATAKAISTYGVLKLNMSDNAFSTQLIGLDGKTIDSSPTYTCH from the coding sequence GTGAAGGCCCGAACCCGACTACTGCCACTAGGCGCGGCCGTCATCCTGTTGCCGACGCTGCTCAGCGGTAACGCCCAAGCCGCTGATGTCCTTTTGTCCCAAGGTAAACCCGTCCTCGTCTCCTCGGTGGAGAACTCCTCCTACGGCGGTCCGCTCGCCGTCGACGGCAAGAGCACCACCCGCTGGGCGAGCGCGGAAGGCGTGGACCCGCAGTTCATCCGCGTCGATCTCGGCGGCCCCTCGGCCATCAACCGGGTCAAGCTGAACTGGGAAGCGGCGTACGCCACCGCGTACCGGCTGGAAGTCTCCAGCGACGGCTCGGCGTGGACCTCGATCAAGTCCGTCACCAACGGCAACGGCGGGACCGACGACCTCACCGGGCTGGCCGCACGCGGCCGATACCTGCGCCTCGTCGGCACCAAACGCGCCACCAGCTACGGCTACTCCCTTTGGGAGATGCAGGTTTACGGGACGTCGGACTCCTCCGGCGACACGCAGGCGCCCACCGCGCCGACGAATCTCAAGGCGGGTTCGGTCACTTCGTCCACTGTGGATCTGACGTGGACCGGCTCGACGGACAACGTCGGTGTCAGCGGCTACGAGGTGCTGCGGAACGGCCAGGTCGTCGGCACTACGGAAAGCGCTTCCTATACCGACAGCGGGCTGAGCGCGTCGACCGCGTATACGTACACCGTCCGCGCGAAGGACGCCGCCGGCAACACCTCGGCGGCCAGCAACCAGATCCAGGCGACCACACAGGCGGGCGGTTCGTCGTTCGTCCTCGCCGCCTCCGGCGACATCGCCGAACAGTGCACCGCTTCGTCGTCTTCGTGCGTCCACCCGAAGACGGCCGCGCTGGTCGGCCAGATGAACCCGGCCGCGGTCATCACCATGGGCGACAACCAGTACGACGACGCCCACATCGAGGACTTCACGAAGTACTTCGACAAGACCTGGGGCAAGTACAAGAACATCATGCACCCGGTCCCCGGCAACCACGAGACCTACGACCACACCCCGCTGGGCGCCTACAAGCAGTACTTCGGCAAGATCGCGACGCCGAACGGGAAGACCTACTACAGCTGGGAAATGGGCAACTGGCACTTCGTCGCCATCGACAGCACGGAGTTCTCGCCCGGCCTCGCCACGAACGCGATCAGCGACGAGCAGCTGAACTGGATCAAGCAGGACCTGAAGAACAACACGAAGCCCTGCGTCGCCGCGTACTACCATCACCCGCGCTATACCTCGGGCGACCACGGCGACAACGACAAGATGGCCACGCTCTGGGAGACCCTGGTCCAGAACAAGGTCGACCTGGTGCTCAACGGGCACGACCACCACTACGAGCGGTTCTACCCGCAGAACGCCGACGGCGACAAGGACCCCGCGGGTCCGGTGCAGATCATCGGCGGCGGTGGCGGGGCGAGCCTGTACCCGGTCAAGACGGAGCACCCGGCCACGGCGAAGGCGATCTCGACCTACGGGGTGCTCAAGCTGAACATGTCCGACAACGCCTTCTCGACCCAGCTGATCGGTCTCGACGGCAAGACCATCGACTCCTCGCCCACCTACACCTGCCACTGA
- a CDS encoding HAD-IA family hydrolase, with amino-acid sequence MTGALIFDFDGTLVDTEAAVLAAWQETFRARGGELPLDVWHTVIGTQNTAVAMFELLEKNDENLDRVAVRTGVRARVTELLESVGPRPGVVEYLADAKEHGLRLAIASSSTGDWVTTHLNRLGLADAFEAVLTGDLHEAKPSPDLYLAALAALDLPAAEAIAFEDSPHGVTAAKAAGLECVAVPNAITAVLNFDHADLVLGSLADKPLGELLSR; translated from the coding sequence ATGACCGGCGCATTGATCTTCGACTTCGACGGGACGCTGGTCGACACCGAGGCGGCCGTCCTCGCGGCCTGGCAGGAGACCTTCCGCGCTCGCGGCGGCGAGCTCCCCCTCGACGTCTGGCACACCGTGATCGGGACGCAGAACACCGCCGTCGCGATGTTCGAACTGCTGGAGAAGAACGACGAGAACCTGGACAGGGTCGCGGTCCGCACCGGCGTCCGCGCCAGGGTCACCGAGCTGCTGGAGTCGGTGGGGCCACGTCCCGGCGTCGTGGAGTACCTCGCGGACGCGAAGGAGCACGGCCTGCGGCTGGCCATCGCGTCCAGTTCGACCGGCGACTGGGTCACCACGCACCTGAACCGCCTGGGCCTCGCGGACGCGTTCGAGGCCGTCCTCACCGGTGACCTCCACGAGGCGAAGCCGAGCCCGGACCTCTACCTTGCCGCGCTCGCCGCGCTGGACCTGCCCGCGGCCGAGGCGATCGCGTTCGAGGACTCACCGCACGGCGTCACCGCGGCGAAGGCCGCCGGGCTCGAATGCGTCGCCGTGCCGAACGCGATCACCGCGGTGCTGAACTTCGACCACGCCGACCTCGTACTGGGTTCGCTGGCCGACAAACCACTCGGCGAGTTACTCAGCCGTTGA
- a CDS encoding NUDIX domain-containing protein: MAGKTSAGILLFRRSGEVTEVLLGHMGGPFWAKKDAGGWSVPKGEYEPDEAPEAAARREFQEELGLPAPEGEYLPLGVVKQSGGKVVTVWAVEGDLDPAQVVPGTFEMEWPPRSGRTQEFPEVDRVAWFALAEAEEKLLKGQRPFLVRLGELLNG; this comes from the coding sequence ATGGCGGGTAAGACGAGTGCCGGGATCCTGCTCTTCCGCAGGTCGGGCGAGGTGACCGAGGTGCTGCTCGGGCATATGGGCGGGCCGTTCTGGGCGAAGAAGGACGCGGGCGGCTGGTCGGTGCCCAAAGGCGAGTACGAGCCGGACGAGGCACCGGAGGCCGCGGCGCGGCGCGAGTTCCAGGAGGAACTGGGGTTGCCGGCGCCCGAGGGGGAGTACCTCCCGCTCGGCGTCGTGAAGCAGTCCGGCGGCAAGGTCGTGACGGTCTGGGCGGTGGAGGGCGACCTCGACCCGGCTCAGGTGGTGCCGGGCACCTTCGAGATGGAGTGGCCGCCGCGGTCGGGCCGGACGCAGGAGTTCCCGGAGGTCGACAGGGTCGCCTGGTTCGCGCTGGCCGAAGCGGAGGAGAAGCTGCTCAAAGGCCAGCGCCCGTTCCTCGTCCGGCTGGGTGAACTGCTCAACGGCTGA
- a CDS encoding DoxX family protein, which produces MTQTITPAETTATTTPRAAKAQGAIQSAVRIVVSFLFLCHGLQGFGFFGGVDGAGGSVELGSWPGWYGSVIELVGAAFVLVGLFTRPVAVLLSGVMAYAYFTVHAPEGLLPLQNMGELSTLYCWIFLLIAAIGPGTYALDTLRRRR; this is translated from the coding sequence ATGACGCAGACCATCACCCCCGCCGAGACCACCGCCACCACCACCCCGCGTGCCGCCAAGGCACAGGGCGCGATCCAGTCCGCCGTCCGGATCGTCGTCTCGTTCCTCTTCCTCTGCCACGGTTTGCAGGGATTCGGCTTCTTCGGTGGCGTCGACGGCGCGGGCGGCTCGGTCGAGCTCGGTTCCTGGCCCGGCTGGTACGGCAGCGTGATCGAACTCGTCGGCGCCGCCTTCGTGCTGGTCGGCCTGTTCACCCGGCCGGTCGCGGTGCTCCTCTCCGGAGTCATGGCCTACGCCTACTTCACCGTGCACGCGCCGGAAGGCCTGCTGCCGCTGCAGAACATGGGCGAGCTGTCGACCCTCTACTGCTGGATCTTCCTGCTGATCGCCGCGATCGGCCCGGGCACCTACGCCCTCGACACCCTGCGCCGCCGCCGCTGA
- a CDS encoding DoxX family protein — protein MTQTAAATTTEVGPASPKWQGLALSVVRVVVSFLFLCHGLQKMGLFDKPAVPFATWPGWYAGVIETVGSLLILAGLFTRPVAVLLSGTMAYAYFVVHQPDALLPLQNKGETAALYSWIFLLFAVVGPGTYALDTLLRRRKS, from the coding sequence ATGACCCAGACAGCCGCCGCCACGACCACGGAAGTCGGCCCGGCCTCTCCCAAGTGGCAGGGACTGGCCCTCTCCGTCGTCCGCGTTGTGGTCTCGTTCCTCTTCCTCTGCCACGGTCTGCAGAAGATGGGCCTGTTCGACAAGCCCGCCGTACCGTTCGCCACCTGGCCGGGCTGGTACGCCGGGGTGATCGAAACGGTCGGCTCGCTGCTGATCCTGGCGGGCCTGTTCACCCGCCCGGTCGCGGTGCTGCTCTCGGGCACGATGGCGTACGCGTACTTCGTCGTACACCAGCCCGACGCGCTGCTGCCGTTGCAGAACAAGGGCGAGACGGCCGCGCTGTACTCCTGGATCTTCCTGCTGTTCGCGGTGGTGGGACCGGGCACCTACGCGCTCGACACCCTGCTCCGCCGCCGCAAATCCTGA
- a CDS encoding GTP-binding protein codes for MASGNSEPRRSLTANAVKVLIAGGFGVGKTTMVGSVSEVPPLRTEEVITAASEGVDDLTGVEKKTTTTVALDFGRITINPELILYLFGTPGQDRFWFMWDELAEGALGAVVLADTRRLDSCFAAVDFFERRGLPFVVAVNCFDNAYRYGTEEVRQALDVGMDVPLLLCDARERESTKQVLTVLMEHVLALSDLAAGLPQGR; via the coding sequence ATGGCATCCGGAAACTCTGAGCCCCGGCGATCCTTGACCGCGAACGCGGTCAAGGTCCTCATCGCCGGCGGGTTCGGGGTCGGTAAGACCACGATGGTCGGTTCGGTCAGCGAGGTTCCCCCGCTGCGCACCGAGGAGGTCATCACCGCGGCGTCCGAGGGCGTCGACGACCTCACCGGTGTCGAGAAGAAGACGACCACCACGGTGGCGCTCGACTTCGGCCGGATCACCATCAACCCCGAGCTGATCCTTTACCTGTTCGGCACGCCCGGACAGGACCGGTTCTGGTTCATGTGGGACGAGCTGGCCGAAGGCGCGCTGGGCGCGGTCGTGCTGGCCGACACTAGGCGGCTCGACAGCTGCTTCGCGGCCGTGGACTTCTTCGAGCGCCGCGGACTGCCGTTCGTCGTCGCCGTCAACTGCTTCGACAACGCCTACCGTTACGGCACCGAGGAGGTCCGGCAGGCGCTCGACGTCGGCATGGACGTCCCGCTGCTGCTGTGCGACGCGCGGGAACGCGAGTCGACGAAGCAGGTGCTGACCGTGCTGATGGAGCACGTGCTGGCGCTGTCGGACCTGGCCGCGGGGCTGCCACAGGGCCGCTGA